The Juglans regia cultivar Chandler chromosome 1, Walnut 2.0, whole genome shotgun sequence nucleotide sequence AACAATAAGTAGAGAAATAGCGCATGTGTTGTACAATATTATACTAATCATGTGCAATTTCTGAGCTGCATTTGAAGACTAGGTCTGGTTTGGGGGCTAAGACCAGACATGAAATTTTCATCCCTTTTTATCcatgagatgagatcaaataTCCAAATGGCCACTCAAGCAAAAACCCAACCTAGATAattgtattttgaaattttattatacTGTTTATCGAGATGACAATACACAGAATGCTGTTGTCCCTCCTCTGATTGTACTTTCACCTAAGCCATtacttttcttccctttttcaaCCACCCTCCTATGTCTGTAATGAAGCTCCCGATCCCTTCATGCTAACAACCCTTCATAATCTCATATTGATGTCCTTTTTTATGGTTCTTTGAAGACACAGTATTCTGGTGGAATTTCTTTTGCCTCGAACCCCCATACTAATAATCCCTTCTGCCCTAAATGTTGTTTTTGGCTCATCTCACTTGCAAATCGCATCTCTGCCCCTTGTATTGACGCCATTTGTGTTCTCGTTCCTTTGAAGGCACTGTGCTTGAAGCCTTGCCAACTTCAAATCAAAGGTACCCTGCGAATCTCTGGCCCTAACCTGTGCATTGCCAGTGTAATGTTGACCCCCACCTAGCCTAATCTCTGGCCCTAAAGCATAGCTTGTGTTGGGTAGCCTTCAGTCGAAAACAATAGTGACCCCCACAAAGACAACTGGGTTCGCGTGGTTTGAAATAGTACCAAGGCAGTCTCGTGTATTGAGCTCGGGTGTCTCATTGCCCTACAAAATGGTCTATAAAGGCGCATTGCCCAACTCGACAGAAGGCACCCCAATGAAACACTGCAAGTCTTGCAACGCCATCCCCAAATATCGCAATAGACGATAGGCCCTTCATAACTAGACCACCACGGATCCTAAGACACTCTCCTACCAGGTATATTTGCAGATTATTTCAATTTAGAGTCACTGGAGTCAGggaatttatattttcataaatattgatTATTATCCATGCATGCTGTGTCTGGAAAAACTTTGTGCTACTAGTTGGTAGTTCCTTGATTAATGTATTTGTCTTCTTTTCACATGATTAGGCTTGAGTTCTACAAGTTATAGCCCTAGAATTTGCATTGctagtttttttattgttagaaatgtttggaaaatgatcaGGGCTTGGTAGATATGCCCTTCAGAGACGAAGTCAGAGAGTTTCAtgaatttcttaaaatgtttttagGCCTTGAAATGGTTTGGcccttttttgtttgaatggtaATCAtagaaattcattaaaaaaagatgaaaacaatAACAACTAGAACAGAAACAATGGCAAAGTAGAAGGTTAATATCCCTTGGCAAACATGTCCCTTCAAACAAAACTTAGATGCaatctccatctccattcattaaaaaaagatgaagaacttaTATTACAAGCCTCCTGTCACTTACAAAATTGACTACCATTAATCCCAACTATTTATGGGAAATTGTAATAAGGCAAACTGAAATGTGCTTGTCACCTTTACTAATGAAACATAGTTAAGAAGCTCGTGAATAATAAGCTGCTAGGGTATTTAGTGTATGAAGTATAGCACTCATGTGAACAATAACACACTCTTGCGACACCAGGTTATAACATTAGTACAACAAACTAAAACAGTTTTGTAAAACCAATGACAAATTACTGTCTTCAGAGTCAAGTTTATATTACTGTAATAGTAATACCTTTCGTTTTGTTTGACTCCTTGAGTGGTCGGAAACTAGAACTTGATTCTCTAACCAATGACCAAAAATGATGACAaagctttctcaaattatctacAAAATCTTTACAATGAATGTCAAAATTCCTTTTTGGAGGGAATCATGAGCATATTAACATatctgatttatttattatattttttgtatattcgAAAATGggttttttcatttctaatatGCTCTAgtaagtttatttatttgtagcCTGTGAAGGTGAAGTACTTATCAAAATGTTATATAACAGCAGTGTaactctcattttcttttgatcttGTTTATAgatcttttttgtttggaaatgccttttttttttttttttttataggtaatcatagatattatatttatagaattgaaccaagcccaggtacacaggaacTTTACCTCTGGTTTTCTTCATGTATACTTTTTTGTTAGGAAATGTTGTGGTgtattaattttctataaatatggTGGATTGATGAATGCTAGCCTTTAGTTCTTACCACCTCAACATTAGGTTGGTATTGACTATAAGAAAGCTAGAGTTTTATTCCAACCATGGTATGCTTTGGTAAGGAAATGAAAATAACCAATCTTTATAAAATCTCTAATGTTATAAAGGGAaatgtttataatatatttataataccaAAAACTTATATCATGCACATTgttggagagaaaaaattgtACTATTTTTTGCTTTGCTGGAGGCCTAACTTATATCATTTCTTGTTGTAGCATTACTACTTACACTCAACATCCAGGTCATCATCTCAAAAGGTATGAATGTCTAAACTTTTTACCTAGTTAGTTCATGGATAGAATTAAAGTGAGTAAATATTAAACATCATGAGTTCGAACCTCACTTTACACTTCGCCTCACTTTACACTTCACCTCATTAGTTAAATATTCTCCTTATTGAACCCCTTATTAAGTAACTGTCTAGCTCACATGTAAGAGGGAGTAAGTTCTTTAGTTAACTTTCCcacttttatatttatattcccATGTTTCTAcaagttgttttatttattctttttatggtAAACTTTGTTAGATTCTCAGCCCACAATAGATTCTAATTTTGTTAGGTTCTTTCTAGAACTATAGAACTTACACAAGTCATTACTCTTCTCATGTTGGCTATATGTTATCCTAAAACATCATATGTGTTCAATGGAAACATCCTAATAATGAATATGATACAAATTAGAGTGTGTAtaagtacattttttaatatactcATTTTCCCACTTTATATTCTTCCATCTAACCTTTTTACCTAGTTAGTTCATTCTAGAGTTATAAGTGAGTTggttcattttttaatatactgGGAATCTACTTGTTTCATTCTTCCATCGAACTTTTTTTCCTAGTTAGTTCATTCTAGAATTAAGTGAGTTAGTTCATTTTCTAATATActggttttcaaatttttacatttttccaTCTAACTTTTTTACCAAGTTACTTCATTCTATAAATTATAGTATTCACAATTGTTGTCATTATTTACCAACTTTATTCTATATCATGTCATTATGTCATCAAAATATAATGCTGGTTTGGAACAAACCCAATCGGTTATATCATCTCACTGCATGTTCAATCATCGGTCTCATGAAACCATATATTAGAATGATACGATCGATTCGACCCGTGATAGAAGCTTATGGAATGATGGGTTCAAGGATATGCTTATAGACAATCTATATGAAGACCCCCTCATGGGTAGATTGAAGGGAGGGAGGATCACAAACGGTGATCATGTGAGGCTTGCTGAAAAGTTGTTTGCTGTTGgcccaaaaaaatttaattctaatCAAGTTAAAGACAAACTTGCTCGTCTCAAGCAAAGACAATGCAGATTTACCGATCTTATGAAGCAAACCGGTTTAGGATGAGACCCAGAGAGGAAGGCACCAGTTGCTAGTGAGGAACACTGGGCAAATGCCCTTCGGGTATGATATAAAATCTTGCGTCTACTATTTCTCCTAGAGGTTTTTAGTCAGCATTCCATGATTGTATCTAATCACTCTCTTCTGCTGTTAGGTGAGATCATCATGGAAGTATTTCAAGACAATGAGATGCCCAAAGTATGAACAAATTTGCGCAATATTTGGTTGTTCAGTTGCGACTAGGACAATGCATCAAGTTTCAACAGATTCAGCCCCAGACAATGACGATGAGCACTTGCTTGATGAGGAGATGCAAAATTGTGGCTGACCAGTTACTGATCATGCCCTCGGGCGATCCCCAGCAACCATCGAGACCCTTCTCCACCTCCTATGCAAGCGGATCTCAAGACGATAGAGGGGatcattatgtaatatttaaataattaatattgtttggtATGCATGTTTTGTAAAGATTGcattaaatatggtatatgtaCGGTGATCTTTACATTATGTATGAGTTCtcatttattaaagaaattacTTGGTTTTTACTCAACGGACACGTgttgaaagaaattaattttaaattaatagttGAAATTCCCGtttttaagtaacttttcaaCCAAGGAAAAATAACCCACCACCTCGTACATGGCAATCAATGTCAATTGTTAATGATGAAAAAGAAGGTAATCCCGGGTCATGAAGTTACGCGTAGAGTAATGCCgttaggaaaaaaatgaaattagaaaatcATGTCGTTGTTGAGGCCGTTcgaaataacattttattaaaggaaaatgacaaCATGTACAAATCATAGTATCGATgttgttttttgctttttttaaggatttgtgtttgtataatttttttatattgtgtttttaattttttgtaaataaaattagtaaaataccataaaattgaaaaaatgcaTCAGTTCCACCCGCAAGGCCACAAGTACAAATCATACAAGAATAAGGTCAAGCATATTAGATAGCATCAAATCGTACAATAGCATCTcagaaaaattacaataaaaaatgaaacacatataattaaggtcaagcatcaaaatatttcttttcacggtttgtttggaaacaacAGTGAACAACCCAGGTGCAATTAAAAACTTGTACATGGTTTCGGTTGGTAACAACAATGAACAGCCCAGGCACTTGACagaaattgatatataaatacaaCAGGAAACTTTGGTGACAGATTAAGATAGCATTAAATGATTTACATTATTATTAAGTTTAGAAATTTTAAGACTacataataatgtaataaataaaacccaagaTGTGATCATGGCACACTTGTACTTCATCTTCATTGATTGGAACTTGGCATCTTCTATTCTTGCACGTTCAACTGCTATCCTTTCATTACTTCATTTTGCTAATTCTAAGGTGCGCTTACAACAAACTGGTAGCGACATTGCAAGATCAACCCATTGGAAAAATCCACACTGGTTTTGACCCTTATAATATCGACAATTCAAAAAATGCCTTCCAAAACTGTTGGGCTTGGTCGACGTCCGTAGTTTGAAGGGAATGCCACAATAACATAGAGGTCTTCGTCCCAACACCAGTTCATCTTTTGCCCTCATAGGATGAGGGCAATTTATGGACACACTGCTTCTAGTTTCCATAATTCTTGTACAGAAAGTAAAAACCACAAAGTAAACAAACTGCTAGGGTAAAGTTTCTCACATTTCTTCCAAAAAGAATAAAGGCAGACAGCTCACAAGAAGCTGGCATGTGCACTGCTCACATTTGTTGCATTACAGTAATCATAAAAGTTGTGGCAACATGATCTGTTTGAGATGTCAACAATTCTTCAGGAAACAGATCACAATATGAGTATATGGTTATGCAGAAGCTCACAATGTGTCCAGAATTAATTATGAATAGggaatttataatattgatgttATAAAGGGAAATgcatatcacaaaatataacaacatcATATAGATTGGTTTGAGTGACTGGAGTTCAGAAGATTATAACAGCAACATATACATTCCAAACTAAAACAATATCACTTGAATAACAAACACTGCAGCAATTCCACCCACACTTCTTATCACAAAACAGCCTTGACCCCTGGCTTTGTTAGCCACTGTTTAGTTCATTTTCATCAGTTGCTACTATATTCTCATACTACCATAAACCTCCCTGCCCCCTTTCCCAACCAAACAACATAGTCAGTAATGAAACAGAGTAATTTGTAATAACATCTCGGCAACATGGTCAGTATTGGAAATAAACACAGTAATGGAACTAAAATGAATTACAGACTCCAATATAGTAATGGTTTTGGATACTTCAATATAATTAAGGTCTTGGATATGCAGTAAATCTATGGTTATATCTAATGCACGTTGGTCTTGCAGCAACAATTGTTTTGACCCAAGGGTATGAGAGTACTGATATGAGAATGCACTGACAGAAGGCCAAGTAAACTGATTCACTTCATATATGGATCAGTTATAATGGGCaggaaaaagtatatatatgtggttACGTAAAGTTGAAGCAGTCACATAAGTAATGATCAAAACACACGACACGCATAATTTAGCATTAATCCACCAGTattattcatctcattttaactggAATGTTTTGACAAAAACAACAGACACGCAAGATGAAGACCTCGTGCGAAAATCCAATAAACccccaaaataaatatacatcagaaaataaaaattgatgaaCTGTAATGAAGTGTCATGTAAAACGATATTTCAAAAAGTGGCAAATGGcccaaaaaaatgatgtgagcctaaaatttgaaaaatggtgGTAGATAACCTTCAAGTAATTTGTCATCCACCATAGCAACCGAAACCCAACACAGAGTGAGATGAATCACCAGGATGCAGCATTTTCAATCCAGAAAATTACGAGTGCGCACATTTCATTACCAAAAAGTTGAGCTTCGGATGGTTGCGGTTGGAAACACAGAAAGTAGAAAATGGCAAAGTATGAacacatgaataaaaaaatgtacaacaATAGCATCTTCAACTTTCAACAGAAACTCAAATCCCAATCATTGTCAGTGTAAATCGAACTCAATCACAAAATTAAATGGTGATGCAAAACCCATCAAGGAAACCCTAATCTCgagggtcttttttttttcgtttagtAGACAACATAAATATGGGAACTTACTTGGTTGTCGACATGGCAGTTGTGCTGCAAAGATGAAAATCGAAAAGGGAAGATCAAACCCGTGCAAAAGTCCTTGGATACAGTTGGAGAGGGAGGGGGTGGGGATATGCAGCTCTTGAAATGTAGGAGATGCGGTGGCTGAAATCTTGAAACACAGCAGATGCGGGTATTGAAATGCAGGTGATCTCGCGGCTCTTGAAATCTTGAAATGCAGGGCATGTGGAGTAATTCGGAACTGAAGAGTTTTGAGGGGAAATAGACGAATTGGGAGTAGAAAAGGCTAGTTTTCCACGACAGGCCATATATGCACAGACGGTCAGACCCACCAAGTTTTCTTCTTCCAAAAAgcgaaaaatctcatctcaactttacttccaaacacattttactatgggacccacaaaatttttttgaaacaacccaaaatttcaactcatatcatcttcacattattcataaaaatctcaaaatttttatttcgtCTCACCTTCCAAACCAACTAGACACACCAGTTTTTAACCACCCTTCTCGATCATGGACATGAAAAGTTTTGGAGGGGTGTCTTGAACtagtcatgcatgcatgtgtgtagTAATGCATCATTATTTGCAGCCACTTTCATTGTTGTTCTGATCTCGGTTTAGGGTGTgatcatcttatcattatttattaaaaaaaaaaagggtcatattttctttattattctgctaatttcatatataaagtTCCTAAAGAGGAAAGAGTACTTTCTAATTCTAATTTCCTCGTATATTACAGATTATAAAAAGGGGATTGACGCGTTTATCCTTTGTACAATTCCACACTAACATATActtatgtgtgtatgtatatatatatatatatatatatatatgtataagcgtttatcaatatataatacatgatATGTGGAAACAATATTCTTGATCTAACCTACGAGCCAGGTACTAGCTAGGCCAAAAATATTGTCGCCAATTAAGAAGAGATAGATTTTCTAAAGAAGAGAAGTAACTGCTAcacataatacaaaaaaattcacaaaagtaaattcataaactgacataactttacatgatacgttagatatattttacaataaaaatagttttacaaatCTAACGTACGTATAACAAGCTATgccaatttatgaatttactttgtACAATCTTTAACTTGCAGCTAAAACACTTATCTTTAAAAGAATTCATGATCGATCGTGGTCGTTGCTGTATTATGTGTTATACAATTAATAAGGGTGGTGGACTTTTGGAtattgctgctgctgctgcttctttCAATTCTGAGCATTCCTTAATGTGATCAACTTCAGCCGTTAAGGTACTCCCCTCGTTCATGATTTTTTGTTCTCTACCCTTCCCCCACAGAACACTGTATAGCCCTCCAACCAACAAGGTCCCACCTAAAACACTAAATATACACATGGCAAGAAGAGAGCGCAtttaatattttgcaaattaaataaaataataataattaataatgcaaTGAATGGGAAATtgaagaataattaattaataatttaccTTCCCAGGCCAATGATCTCGCCTAAGAGAATTGCAGAAGACAGCATTGTAATTATCAGGGCCAAAGGAGTAGACATGGCAAGAAAAACCGGCCCCTTCATCTCAATAACGCATGCTTGCAAGTAGTATGTAACGCCAGTTACAACTATTCCCTGCAGCCAGAAAATGCATGGCCACTAGCTAGTTTAGATGAAGTCGTGtcttaatttgaataaaaatgaaactcgATCCTGCCGGCCAGGATCATTGTTTTTAATTCCtaaaaggtatatatatattctatcgACGTTGGATTTCTTTAATCGCAATCAATATTATTGAACAAATTAAGTAGTGGCAGTGGAAAGTTACGCAGTAGGCGACGGCTACAAGCCTAACATTCCAGCCCAGCTTCCATTGATCAGGGTCTCTTTCGAAAGCAATGGCAATGGCAAATGACTGAATGGAGCTGAAAAGACACTGAAGAGTCGTGAAGAGAAGCTTTGGAGGGTAGCTTTTCATAACCGGCGCCTGCATGCAATATACATCCCAGATCAGAAAATGTACATAAATTCCACTATTATTTAAGCACTCACACACCTAAACGTAATCTATacttattaaaaagaaagtctcCACCAAATCGGGGGCCATTGCCAATATTCCATGTGCAATATTGGCATTGCATGCCAAGTATCTTCGACACCCTCCACaatattcctatatatatatggcctcACCCACAATAGAaagatattcatatatatatatatatatatatatcaaatatataatatatatacctgcAAAACAAGCCACAAACCCCACAAGGTGGTGGAAACAAGGAAGAGGAAGCAACCCTTTAACCACGTTTTGCTGGAAGAAAGATCATGGGCATAAGATTCTTGGGTTTTAGGGAGACCGAAGAGGTGATGATGATGGCCCAAGAGGTTGAACTGCGGCCCCCTGTATAAGGCAAGGATGGCTGCACCGGCCATGCAAACCAGTATGCCTGAAAGCTTTGCAACCCCCGCGGCTGTCCTCAACTTCAACACCTCCTTCCTGCATGTCACAAATTAATTACATCTACTTCCATATAATATTTAAGTACTTGTTAACAAACATTCGTGACAATTAgtacatgacatatataattattttatgcacCTAGCTAGTACTAGTTCAtgatatataagtatatatatatatatatatattatattctccttaatttgaaattaatttggaATCAAGAAGTTAATTTGGAATCGAATTGTTGGACAGAACAtaattaagtattaattattctGTCAATAATGTGATCCTAATTAATGGCGGCGCCGGAGAATATTCTAGAGAACCGAATCTTAGCaacaaaagaattaattaagatatatatcaCTAGAgccaatatttttttccttctttttcttatatatatttatatatataaatatatatatatatatatatatatcttaattaagATGTTTAAGTACGTACTCATGATATGTCAAAAGATCAGGAGACAACATGATCATCATCTCAGTACTCCATTGGCGACAAAGCTAGATAGCAAGCTAGGCTACCATCCATCCATCGTTGTGAGTCGTGACGAACAGAGAAGCATGCAGATCATATATATCTTTGTCAGAGTCCGCTTTAAACCCCAAGATTTTAGTTtgattaattagtaattaagcTGGTTAAACTTACATATACCTaattcacaaataattcattGCTTGAAATTAGACAAAAATCTCCTAAGCTAACTAGCTATAAGATATAATATTGGATTCATGGTATGCATTACACGGTTTCACATCAGTTTAGAGAGGGTAATATGGTAGTGGATTCTCTGGCATGACAGGAAGAAGAGGGGAAAAATTGTACATACATTGGCTCTGATGATTTGCCTCGCCATGTTCAGGGTTTGCTCCCGTTGGATTTTCTTGATTTGCCTAGTATTAGGCTATAGATtgcttttgtgttttgttttcatttttttatgttgttcagtgttttatttgtttggGGTTTTTCTTCAACCATAAgtgagaatttttaataaagttctGAAAGTGccgtcctcttttttttttttaaaaaaaaaaaaatctaatattgggTACCGCACCCAGAATCCGGCCTTAATTAAGCCGATCGATTGATATTTAATCCCATTTTTCTCATGAGACTACAATTTTTTATCTCCCAACAAGTACTACATGCAGTTTGTATATAGCTATATATGCCATATTAATTCCTGCAGATCATGACCTTCCCTCAAAGCAGCTCTGATCTCCAAATTAAGACTAAAGCTTGCATATATATTAGTCAGAGAACCACTACGTACGCAGACTCCCGATCGAGCTAATACAGTACTTTAGTTGTTTTAGTTTCGTAATATCATGAGGTTTGTCTTACAAACACTTGATGGTTTaatactttttcttaattttcctaTCAAATAAGGCTTGGGTCTAGACGTTAAAGTAGACAAGTATAGATTGCAAAGTAATttgaatgtgtgtgtgtgtgtgtgtatagagagagagagatcaactGATCTACCTGAGTAATACAGCCAAGAAGAAAGTTATGACAGGAAGGCAGTTTGTAGTTGCAGCAGCCAAAGTTGCTGACGTATAAACAAGTGCCATACCGTGGATATCTAGGCTTAAAGTGATCCTGAGATTGCAAAACTCATGAAGATTAACAACATTTCGAGGCAAAATTAAGGAAACAATTAACGAGGGAGGCATACccaaatagagagagaagaaaaatcttGCAGAAGGTCACAAATGACAAGGGAACCACCTTTTTCCTGGAGTTcgcaataaaaaataaactaaggtcATTCACCATTtgatctcaaataattttacaaaagaaaagaagaagaagaagaagaagaagaagaagaagaatcttaTTGAAATCGAATCagtactaatattaatatatgttgttATACTTACCACTCAAAGAACAAGGCGAGAGGAGCTATGAAAATGGTTGCCGCAGCTTGTCTATAGAAAACAAACACGAAATTATTCATACCACCATTGAATGCGGCCTTGGAAAGCAAGAACATGCCTGCATATATTGCTTGTATGAGAATCACGGCCAAATAAGGCTTCTTCTCATCCATTTCGATCTTGGGGCTGAAACCTAGCTAGCTGCTAG carries:
- the LOC109021009 gene encoding WAT1-related protein At5g64700 encodes the protein MDEKKPYLAVILIQAIYAGMFLLSKAAFNGGMNNFVFVFYRQAAATIFIAPLALFFEWKKVVPLSFVTFCKIFLLSLFGITLSLDIHGMALVYTSATLAAATTNCLPVITFFLAVLLRKEVLKLRTAAGVAKLSGILVCMAGAAILALYRGPQFNLLGHHHHLFGLPKTQESYAHDLSSSKTWLKGCFLFLVSTTLWGLWLVLQAPVMKSYPPKLLFTTLQCLFSSIQSFAIAIAFERDPDQWKLGWNVRLVAVAYCGIVVTGVTYYLQACVIEMKGPVFLAMSTPLALIITMLSSAILLGEIIGLGSVLGGTLLVGGLYSVLWGKGREQKIMNEGSTLTAEVDHIKECSELKEAAAAAISKSPPPLLIV